The Roseovarius indicus genome has a segment encoding these proteins:
- a CDS encoding helix-turn-helix domain-containing protein has protein sequence MAESSMIGSRIRERRVINGLKQSDLAKRAGISASYLNLIEHNRRRIGGKTLNKLAEVLGVAPGLLSEGAEATLIAALREAAARAETEGRAGAEADRAEEFAGRFPGWARLMTDLARQRQELESTVKALTDRLAHDPQLAASLHEVISTVTAIRSTASILADTKSLEPEWQNRFHRNINEDSQRLAEGAEALVRYLEEAPDAQSEIMSPQDELHAFLEQHGFHFPMLEGAGGSARIPSVVERSDLLETQAARSLAQTVLEQYVRDVRRLPADVMVAAVAAHGTDPAAIATETETDMPAVFRRLAMMPEAEVGHVGLVVCDGSGTLMLRKPALGFTMPRSAAACALWPLYQLLTQPGAPVRMRLRQGEARVLALTVSEEVAPARFDRPALYRPHMLLLPDPGREAAGAVREVGVNCQVCPLSGCEARREPSILGRGF, from the coding sequence ATGGCTGAATCCTCGATGATCGGCAGTCGCATCCGCGAAAGACGGGTGATCAACGGGCTCAAGCAATCGGACCTCGCGAAAAGGGCCGGGATATCGGCCTCCTACCTGAACCTGATCGAGCACAACCGCAGGAGAATCGGCGGCAAGACACTGAACAAGCTGGCCGAGGTGCTGGGCGTGGCGCCCGGCCTGCTGTCGGAGGGCGCCGAGGCAACGCTCATTGCCGCGCTGCGCGAGGCGGCGGCGCGCGCAGAGACCGAAGGCCGCGCCGGGGCCGAGGCCGACCGGGCCGAGGAATTCGCCGGCCGCTTCCCGGGCTGGGCGCGGCTGATGACCGACCTGGCCCGCCAGCGGCAGGAGCTGGAGAGCACCGTCAAGGCGCTGACCGACCGGCTGGCGCATGACCCGCAGCTCGCGGCCTCGCTGCACGAGGTGATCTCGACCGTGACCGCGATCCGCTCGACCGCGTCGATCCTGGCCGACACCAAGTCGCTCGAACCGGAATGGCAGAACCGCTTTCACCGCAACATCAACGAGGACAGCCAGCGGCTGGCCGAAGGGGCCGAGGCGCTGGTGCGTTATCTCGAGGAGGCGCCCGACGCGCAGTCGGAAATCATGTCGCCGCAGGATGAGCTGCACGCCTTTCTCGAACAGCACGGCTTTCACTTTCCGATGCTGGAAGGGGCGGGCGGTTCGGCGCGCATCCCCTCGGTGGTCGAGCGCTCGGACCTGCTGGAAACCCAGGCCGCCCGCAGCCTCGCCCAGACGGTGCTGGAGCAATATGTCAGGGATGTCCGCAGGTTGCCGGCCGACGTGATGGTGGCGGCGGTGGCGGCGCATGGCACCGACCCCGCGGCCATCGCGACCGAGACGGAGACCGACATGCCCGCCGTCTTCCGCCGTCTCGCGATGATGCCCGAGGCCGAGGTGGGGCATGTGGGGCTGGTGGTCTGCGACGGGTCGGGCACGCTGATGCTGCGCAAGCCGGCGCTGGGCTTCACCATGCCGCGCTCGGCCGCGGCCTGTGCGCTCTGGCCGCTTTACCAGCTGCTCACCCAGCCCGGCGCGCCGGTGCGAATGCGCCTGCGGCAGGGCGAGGCGCGGGTGCTGGCGCTGACGGTCAGCGAGGAGGTGGCGCCGGCCCGGTTCGACCGCCCCGCGCTTTACCGCCCGCACATGCTGCTGCTGCCCGATCCGGGCCGCGAGGCGGCCGGCGCGGTGCGCGAGGTCGGCGTGAATTGCCAGGTCTGTCCGCTCAGCGGCTGCGAGGCGCGGCGCGAGCCCTCGATCCTTGGCCGCGGCTTTTGA
- a CDS encoding substrate-binding protein, which produces MSKSTLTRRGLLKTSAVAGAGVALPTIFTASSAAAYMNEPTGSSVTLGFNVPQTGPYADEGADELRAYKLAVKHLNGEGDGGMMNTFSSNALQGNGILGKKVEFVTGDTQTKSDAARASAKSMIEKDGAIMITGGSSSGVAVAVQGLCQDAGVIFMAGLTHSNDTTGKDKKANGFRHFFNAYMSGAALAPVLAAQYGNDRKTYHLTADYTWGWTQEESIIAATEALGWETINTVKTPLASTDFSSYIAPVLNSGADVLVLNHYGGNMINSINNAVQFGLLDKEVNGKKFEIVVPLYSRLMAQGAGEAVKGVLGSTNWHWSLQDEGSKAFVQSFGTEYGRPPSQAAHTTYCQTLLYADACERAGTFNPCGVGEALEGFEFDGLGNGPTLYRAEDHQCFKDVLVVRGKENPESEFDLLEVVEVTPAAQVTYEPDHPMFAGGSLGECNPGA; this is translated from the coding sequence ATGTCCAAATCGACTCTGACTCGTCGTGGCCTGCTGAAAACCAGTGCAGTTGCTGGTGCCGGCGTTGCGCTGCCGACGATCTTCACGGCTTCGTCTGCCGCGGCCTACATGAACGAGCCGACCGGCAGCTCCGTGACGCTGGGCTTCAACGTACCGCAAACCGGCCCCTATGCCGACGAGGGCGCAGACGAGCTGCGCGCCTACAAGCTGGCCGTCAAGCACCTCAACGGTGAAGGCGACGGCGGCATGATGAACACCTTCAGCTCGAACGCGCTGCAGGGTAACGGCATCCTGGGCAAGAAGGTCGAGTTCGTCACCGGCGACACGCAGACCAAATCGGACGCGGCCCGCGCATCGGCCAAGTCGATGATCGAGAAAGACGGCGCCATCATGATCACCGGCGGTTCGTCCTCGGGCGTGGCTGTCGCCGTTCAGGGCCTCTGCCAGGACGCCGGCGTCATCTTCATGGCCGGCCTGACCCACTCGAACGACACCACCGGCAAGGACAAGAAGGCCAACGGCTTCCGTCACTTCTTCAACGCCTACATGTCGGGTGCCGCGCTGGCACCGGTGCTGGCCGCGCAATACGGCAACGACCGCAAGACCTATCACCTGACCGCCGACTACACCTGGGGCTGGACGCAGGAAGAATCGATCATCGCCGCAACCGAGGCGCTTGGCTGGGAAACCATCAACACGGTCAAGACCCCGCTGGCCTCGACCGACTTCTCGTCCTACATCGCGCCGGTTCTGAACTCGGGCGCCGACGTTCTGGTTCTGAACCACTACGGCGGCAACATGATCAACTCGATCAACAACGCCGTGCAGTTCGGCCTGCTCGACAAGGAAGTCAACGGCAAGAAGTTCGAGATCGTCGTGCCGCTCTACTCGCGCCTGATGGCGCAGGGTGCGGGCGAAGCGGTCAAGGGCGTCCTGGGCTCGACCAACTGGCACTGGTCGCTGCAGGATGAAGGCTCGAAAGCCTTCGTGCAGTCCTTCGGCACCGAATACGGCCGTCCGCCGAGCCAGGCGGCACACACCACCTACTGCCAGACCCTGCTTTATGCAGATGCCTGCGAACGTGCCGGCACCTTCAACCCCTGCGGCGTGGGCGAAGCCCTCGAAGGGTTCGAGTTCGACGGGCTGGGCAACGGCCCGACCCTCTACCGTGCCGAAGACCACCAGTGCTTCAAGGACGTGCTCGTGGTGCGCGGGAAAGAGAACCCGGAAAGCGAATTCGACCTTCTCGAAGTCGTCGAAGTCACGCCGGCCGCACAGGTCACCTACGAACCGGATCACCCGATGTTCGCCGGTGGCTCGCTCGGCGAGTGCAACCCGGGCGCGTAA
- a CDS encoding branched-chain amino acid ABC transporter permease, with protein sequence MDAIILQILNGLDKGSAYALIALGLTLIFGTLGVVNFAHGALFMIGAFCAVTVQRILNLSVETVDESRTDFLGNPLKVKTPYVENWFGPEVGATIIDWSVPIAILFSIPIMLLIGFIMERGLIKHFYKRPHADQILVTFGLAIVLQEVIKYFYGANPIPTPAPDAFSGSIDLGVLVGFDPNAIIYPYWRLIYFAFAALVIGGVFAFLQFTTFGMVVRAGMADRETVGLLGINIDRRFTIMFGIAAAVAGLAGVMYTPINPPNYHMGMDFLVLSFVVVVVGGMGSLPGAVLAGFLLGILESFASTTWATTTIPGINQIIIYLVAIIVLLTRPRGLMGRKGVMED encoded by the coding sequence ATGGACGCAATCATTCTGCAAATTCTCAACGGGCTCGACAAAGGCTCGGCCTATGCGCTGATCGCGCTGGGGCTGACGCTGATCTTCGGCACGCTCGGTGTTGTCAACTTCGCCCACGGCGCCCTGTTCATGATCGGCGCCTTCTGCGCCGTGACGGTTCAGCGCATCCTGAATCTCAGCGTCGAGACGGTCGACGAAAGCCGCACCGACTTCCTCGGCAACCCGCTGAAGGTGAAGACGCCTTACGTCGAAAACTGGTTCGGCCCAGAGGTGGGGGCGACGATCATCGACTGGTCGGTGCCGATTGCGATCCTGTTCTCGATCCCGATCATGCTGCTCATCGGCTTCATCATGGAGCGCGGCCTGATCAAGCACTTCTACAAGCGTCCGCATGCCGACCAGATCCTGGTGACCTTCGGCCTGGCGATCGTTCTGCAGGAAGTCATCAAGTATTTCTACGGCGCCAACCCGATCCCGACGCCGGCACCCGACGCGTTCTCGGGCAGCATCGACCTCGGCGTTCTCGTGGGCTTCGACCCCAACGCGATCATCTACCCCTACTGGCGGCTGATCTACTTCGCCTTCGCGGCGCTGGTCATCGGCGGCGTCTTCGCCTTCCTGCAGTTCACCACCTTCGGGATGGTCGTGCGGGCCGGCATGGCCGACCGCGAGACCGTGGGCCTTCTGGGCATCAACATCGACCGCCGCTTCACCATCATGTTCGGCATCGCCGCCGCGGTGGCGGGGCTGGCGGGGGTGATGTACACCCCGATCAACCCGCCGAACTACCACATGGGCATGGATTTCCTCGTGCTCAGCTTCGTGGTCGTCGTCGTCGGCGGCATGGGCAGCCTTCCGGGCGCCGTGCTGGCCGGGTTCCTCCTGGGTATTCTCGAAAGCTTCGCCTCGACCACCTGGGCGACCACGACGATCCCGGGGATCAACCAGATCATCATCTACCTTGTCGCCATCATCGTTCTGCTGACCCGCCCGCGCGGTCTGATGGGACGCAAAGGCGTGATGGAGGACTAA